A window of the Haloarcula litorea genome harbors these coding sequences:
- a CDS encoding inorganic phosphate transporter: MVDVLFWALVALATLTGLVTAWALGANSNSPPFAPAIGANAISTMRAAFLIGILAALGALTQGGSISETVGAGLIGGVQITSLAATAGLLTATAFMAFGVYTGYPVPAAFATTGAMIGVGLSLGGAPVFDTYRRIALFWALVPPVSGGLAYLTATVLRRDDIPETVGVPLLAAVVGGIVANVELSVLPAPPGAAQNSLAGVAALFVPVPGVAALATATLAAASFLFIRRRTQASVERGIRTFLVVLGAVVAFSSGGSQVGLATGPLENLYRAELGLPGVVLLTVGAVGILGGAWMGAPRLLQATAREYAQLGVRRSIAALVPGFIIAQVAIALGIPISFNNIIISGVIGGGLAGGSAGVSRRKIGVTIGFWVLTLVSSVALGFGVYRLFATVLGLA; encoded by the coding sequence GTGGTAGACGTCCTCTTCTGGGCGCTGGTCGCGCTCGCGACGCTGACCGGGCTCGTCACCGCGTGGGCGCTCGGTGCGAACAGCAACTCGCCGCCCTTCGCCCCGGCGATCGGTGCCAACGCCATCTCGACGATGCGGGCCGCCTTCCTCATCGGCATCCTCGCCGCGCTGGGCGCGCTCACGCAGGGCGGCAGCATCTCCGAGACGGTCGGCGCGGGTCTCATCGGCGGCGTCCAGATCACGTCGCTGGCGGCGACGGCGGGGCTGCTGACCGCGACGGCGTTCATGGCCTTCGGCGTCTACACCGGCTACCCGGTCCCGGCCGCCTTCGCCACGACCGGCGCGATGATCGGCGTCGGGCTCTCGCTGGGCGGCGCGCCGGTGTTCGACACCTACCGGCGCATCGCCCTGTTCTGGGCGCTCGTCCCGCCTGTCTCGGGCGGCCTCGCCTACCTCACCGCGACGGTGCTCCGCCGGGACGACATCCCCGAGACCGTCGGCGTCCCGCTGCTGGCGGCCGTCGTCGGTGGCATCGTCGCCAACGTCGAACTGAGCGTCCTGCCCGCGCCACCCGGCGCGGCCCAGAACTCCCTGGCCGGCGTCGCCGCGCTGTTCGTCCCGGTACCCGGCGTCGCCGCCCTCGCGACCGCCACGCTGGCCGCCGCGAGCTTCCTGTTCATCCGCCGGCGCACCCAGGCGTCCGTCGAGCGGGGCATCCGCACGTTCCTGGTCGTCCTCGGGGCCGTCGTCGCCTTCTCCAGCGGCGGCTCGCAGGTCGGCCTCGCGACCGGCCCGCTGGAGAACCTCTACCGCGCCGAACTCGGACTCCCGGGCGTCGTGCTGCTGACCGTGGGGGCCGTCGGCATCCTCGGCGGCGCGTGGATGGGCGCGCCCCGTCTCCTGCAGGCGACCGCCCGCGAGTACGCCCAGCTGGGGGTGCGCCGCTCCATCGCGGCGCTGGTCCCGGGGTTCATCATCGCCCAGGTCGCGATCGCGCTTGGCATCCCCATCTCGTTCAACAACATCATCATCTCCGGGGTCATCGGCGGCGGGCTGGCCGGCGGCTCCGCGGGCGTCTCACGCCGGAAGATCGGCGTCACGATCGGGTTCTGGGTCCTGACGCTGGTCAGCTCCGTCGCCCTCGGGTTCGGCGTCTACCGCCTCTTCGCGACCGTGCTGGGGCTGGCCTAG